The genomic stretch AGTGTCCACGTATCAATCGAAAATAAATACTTTTGAATCGTGCATTTATCTTTAGGTGTAATCACGTCTACTGTAAATTCATGATATTTAAAGAGATGTTCGACCAATTTAATTCGCGAACGAACAAATGCTTTCCAGACCTCCACTAATTCGCCATTATGTTTAGAAAGCTCGTTATATAATAGTTCCAAACTCGCAAGATCATATATATTTCCGCGTTCTTGATTCATGCATAAATAATTTTTCTCAGCTGATACTGACAATTCTCTATGGATATAAAAGAACTCGTCCAAGTCCATATTCATCCGTTTTAAAATTTTTTCAAATAAGGTTAGTGTGATGTCGTGCTTTCCTTTTTCAAATTCGATAGCGAAGGATTTGGAAATGATATTATCGTATAAATCTTTTTGATGTATTCCTTTAGAAGTGCGAATATCTCTCACTGTTTTTCCATACCCGACCATTCAAGTTACTCCTTTTGTTTCATAATTTAGATGTGGGCTGCATCTAAGAGGTGTTGCAAGGAGTTTAACAGCCATTTTACTTTTAAATCGTAGCATAGAAAATTTGGCGGAAGAAGTCCTATTTTTAGGACTTTATGAAAAAATGTTAGGAAAACTTGATATATTAGAAATGAAATAACAGATATATTTGCATCTTTTTTTATGATATTTAACAATAGAAAGAAGGAAGTTTTATGGCTAAAGCAAAATATGACGAGAATTTCAAAAAAAGTTTGGTTGCTTTATATCGCAGAGGGAAAACGAAGCATAGTATCTGTCAGGAATTTAGTGTCCCTAATTCAACTTTTGGAAAATGGATAAAAAAATTTAATAATGATGACAATATTGAATCGAACGAAATCTTAAATATCTTGCAAGCGCAGGAACTAAAAAAACAACGGGCGCTATTAGAAGAAGAATTATCTATCTTAACAGAAGCAATTAATGTCTTTGAAAACCCGCCAATTAAAAATTGAATACTATGTTCAAAGTGAAATTATTTATATCATAGTAAAGAAAACAACCGTTCTCTATCTAAAATTAAGAGAACGGTTGTTTTTTTTAGTAAGAAATATTTTCTATTAAATGCTTTTTGACAATTTTTAGTCACATTTAGTCTGTAATCGCTTATATTAATGGACTAATTGGGAGTTCTAAGTAGATATAATGGTTTTTAGTTAGGTGCAGAGATACGCAAGAAAACACAGGAGGGCTTGGGACAGGTCAAACCATACTACAAAGGAGGAGATGTAATTGAAGAAGATTTTACATATTGTTATCGCACTTAGTGTAATTTGTTCGATAATTTTAGTGCCAGTAGATTGGTCCGCAAAAGCAGGCGGTAATAATAAGCGAGATGATCTTATTAAATCTGTCAGTTTTTATAATTCAAATGGACAAAATGTAACGGCGAAGGAAAACTATAATGAAAAACTAAATTATTTTTTAGAAGTAGCTTTTGGAGGGAATTCTTTCCAAAAAGGGGACTATTTTAATATTACTTTATCATCTGATGCCTTACTCTATACAGAGAAAGCCTATGATTTGAAAGTGGATATTGACCCAACAGCGGTAACTAATGAACAAGTAGTTGGTAAAGTTACTGTAGAAAAAATTAATGGATCACCAACATTGCACTTTGTTTTTACAGAAGATTCAGAGTCTTTTTTTATAAACAGCTTTGATGCGAGTTTTAAAATACAGGTGATGCCAGCGCATGGCGATAAAAACGTTATTAATCTTTCCTATAGTGGCGCTGCAAAAAACTTTAAAAACATTGGGACGAGCAGTGTGGAATGGAACGTAAATATGGCAGATGACTGGCCGCCAGTTGGAATTAGCGATTTTTCTAAAATAAGTGGCGATTTATACCATGCGATTTTAGTGTATGAAAAGCCGAGTAGTAAAGTGAATTACGAAACAGAAATTTTGGTATCGTATCCGCTTTTTGAAAAACGAATTCCACTTGGAAATGTGCAAAATATTAAAATTGAAGTTTGGGATGAAGCGAAGGAGATTTATAGAGTTGGTGTAGCCGGGGTGGATTACGGAACGATTACATACGATGTTGGAACTCCATTTGTAGGCGGTCCTATTTTCCAAATGAATTGTACTATTCCGTTCAAAGGGATTTCTACTAAAACTCGTGTTAGTTTTGATATTGATACGAATGTGGACGGGAAACCTGGAACAACAGATCCGTACTTAGTTAGTCTTTCTTCCGTATCATCAGCTACAAAGTCGCTGGAATTCTATCCAGTGAATAACGCTGATACGAAAATGACAGCTGCTTTTTTTGGGAAAGTAACGACGCGCTTTGAGGATGAGTTAGGCAATCCAGTTACTT from Listeria monocytogenes ATCC 19117 encodes the following:
- a CDS encoding helix-turn-helix domain-containing protein → MAKAKYDENFKKSLVALYRRGKTKHSICQEFSVPNSTFGKWIKKFNNDDNIESNEILNILQAQELKKQRALLEEELSILTEAINVFENPPIKN
- a CDS encoding Rgg/GadR/MutR family transcriptional regulator, with product MVGYGKTVRDIRTSKGIHQKDLYDNIISKSFAIEFEKGKHDITLTLFEKILKRMNMDLDEFFYIHRELSVSAEKNYLCMNQERGNIYDLASLELLYNELSKHNGELVEVWKAFVRSRIKLVEHLFKYHEFTVDVITPKDKCTIQKYLFSIDTWTLEELKICANSIYFFEEDLQIQFLNQVIKAIHSYKNYDRARRVLCTLLINTIEMFISRGQLSSASKLIILLDSLCLYNESAFYRNISHFLKGLVKMQNNHIQEGYNQAKKAIQIMNDLRFEEIAYLYEILLDQFIRIKGIDIVKS